From Gossypium raimondii isolate GPD5lz chromosome 11, ASM2569854v1, whole genome shotgun sequence:
GGTTTAACGCAACAAAAAAGTCGAAATGGAGATCGTACACTTAGCCAAAAGAGTAGTGGAAGGTCATTGTTTTCAATAGACAATGATAGCAGAAAATCACATTCATTGAGCCGTAAAGAATCGAGCAAAGCTTCATCAGACGAAGACAACGAATACGAAAGCGACGATGGGAAATCAGCAGCTTCGTCGAGCCAACGAAGCGGCAGCGGCGTATCCGAGGGTTCATCCGGTGATGAAAGTGGACAAAAAGGGTCATCCTTAGGACATAAAAGCAGCAAGAAATTGACATCAATGAGTCGAAAGAGTagcaaaatgaaagaaagtgGTTCTTCACGCCATAGGAGCAGCAGCAGTAAGAAAACATCGATGAAAAAGAATCGACAGAAATCAAAGAAACATAGTGATGATGAAGGTGATGATTAGCCTGGAGGATCACAAGAAGATTGAGAAGGGGATTGAGAAGGGACCTTATTTATAAAGGTTGAAAAAACACAAGtactaaaaagaaagaaaaaaacccttttactcagcaaaatatatatactttttatgtttttttttctttcttcttttatgtGTGAGCTCattgtctttaatttttatttctataccTTTAATTCGACCATTCTTAAAAGAAAGTTTTACAGTTAATACTTTGaaatatctttcaattttcatttaattaaacaatacTTTTCTTTAAACAATGTAATGTTAGTGTGAATGTGTCCTTGGTATAGTAATAAAAGTTGAGGTTTCCATCTTTGAATGCTCGGGTTTGAGTTATATCATCTATAATTATAATCTGTGTATCTTAATTCATTATTTGCATATATTGTGTTTTATATTGGTTGTATTCCTGGGCTGTACTGATCACCCGAAAAGTAGGAGAGTTTTGGCAAAAATATAGTCTTAGAAAATGGGCTTAGACAAAAAATAAGTCCCGTTTTTTCTAAACGGGTCGGGCCTTGGGTAAGATAAGCTTTTTTGTCCGGGGCCGGTTcgaatttacaaaaaaaaaattgctgctgtttttttactgtttttcattgttttgctatcatttcgttattatattgctattattttattgttattatttggatattgtataactcttattttattattaaatttgctatcttagtattatttaagtattttaaaaaaaattatttgttgggaaacatttattttaatatttttagtgtatttgatctattatattttttaaatttatttttatataaaaaattttaagttggtcACCACCACGCTTCAAGTTGGTCACTATTTGAACTTTGGGATATTATCGAAGGGAGAGCCCACTCCACCATCTGCCCTTGGAAAACGTATAAATACACCACCACCACCGTCGCTAGTTGGTCACAATTTGAACTTTGGGATATTACGAAAGGGAGGGCCCACTCCACTATTTTCCCCTGGAAAACGTATAAATACGCCACCACCACCGCCTTAAGGTTGTCACGGTTTAAACTTCAGGATATTACCAAAGGGAGAGCCCACTCCACCATCTGCTTCTAGAAAACGTATAAATACACCAGCACCATCGCCTCAAGTTGGTCACGGTTTAAACTTTGGGATATTACTGAAGGGAGAGCCCACTCCACCATCTGCCCCTGGAAAAGGTATAAATCAAGTTCCGCCTCCATCTCAAGTAAGTCAAGTTGGTCCTGGTTTGAACATTGGGATGTTACCGAAGGAAGGGTCCACTCCACCATCTGCCCTTGGAAAAGGTGGAAATCAAGTTCTGCCGCATCTCATAGAAGTCAAGTTGGTCCTGGTTTGAACACTGGGATATTATTGAAGGGACGACCCACTCAccatctatttttgaaaaaggaGGAAATCAAGTTTGGTCACCATTCCATTAAAGTTATactctttttcttaattttaaaatttatagcgaaaatgttttttattaatcaaGAATATGCTGTTTATacctttttgaataattaaatgaattttcgTTTACAAATTACAATCCACACAATGTTCTTTATACCCATTTGCTCAAAAAtgctttcataatttcttttgacattttatagtctataatatacataaaattataagtctaaaaaaactattttcaagGATAAGAATCACTTCATTCTACATGTAACGGGCCAATTTTATCCGGCCcaaagaaaaaaccaaaaaacagataaattaaaaataaacaaatattacaAGCCCAAACTAAGCCCAAAGTAATCACCTAACCCAAAACCTTAAAACTCAATAACCCAAAGCcgaaaaagaagaacaacacAAAGCAATCGAATAGAATTGTAATAAACACACAAAGAAATCGAAtagaatacaaaaaaagaagaacaacaaatttaacaaaaacaaggtagttacttttttatttcgaaatgtaaaaaaacataaaaggctagattttttcttttacctgTTTCGCTGCACCACTGCCATGGTAGTCCCTGTCGGCTAAGGCCGCCAAATCCCTAGGGATCTGTCTAAGGCCGCGTCGAAAAGGGAGAGAAaacaaaaagtttttttttttgtgttcgATCAGGTTTTTGGGATTTCGGTCTCAGACCTGTGTTCTATATGTGAAGGGTTTCAAAATGGGAGGTTTTGGGGAACTCCGGCCACCATAGGCGACAGTCTCCATCACTGATGACCAGCGGCCACGATAAAAAGAAGGGAGTAGAGTTGCCAAATTCCAAGTTGGCAATGTCTGACAAGTTGGGAGATATAGTTTATTTCATGTTCGTTTTATGGTCTATGAAGACTAACCTTTTTGGAGATATGTGGTTGTCCCTCTCAACTGTGTCATTTTCAATGTTCGAACTTGTATTCTCTTTTAAAATGCAATGTGTCTTACCATTACACCCAACACTTGTTTGTAGATGCTACATTGCTATTAAATGGTATTGTTTGCTTTATCAAAGCATAACCATTCTTGTATCGATTCGAATTACACATAAGTGTgttcttattaaattaaaacataattatgcCGAGTACGTATTTATATCTaccattcattttaattatatacttaaaaaaattcgcatttaactctaaaaatatttaaaaattataattagacCCTTCCAAAACTTAATACCACTTTCTTTTTAGTCCATCATTCTCAAACTAATTATTAAAACCAAAGTTGTAATTCAtcatcaaagaaattaaaacaaagcaaaatCATGAATGTAGCTTTTCACACAACAAGCTCGAAAGTTTCTATAAGTAAGCAATAcaaactataaattttaaaaggcctCGAATCAACGATGTTCCTCATTCTCCTTatccttgttcttatccttgttTTCTGCTGCTAcaatgaatcaaatgaaaaacaCAAAGCCACAGTTATATTAATTTCAACacattctattttaattttcaattggAAAGAATGGTAATACAATTatctaaaacatatataattgatGCTGTAAATGGAACTTACCATTACCATATTTTGCTTGAAACATTCTTAGATGAGGATCCACTGGCAATCCCATGGCTTCATACGATGGATCGTACACTTTGTTCATGATAAATTTGGACCTGAGGATACAAGTTTCATCcaatatataatatccaaatatGTGGGCTGTTGctcttaattttatataaaattaaatagaaaatgtaattacttaaatagtaataaaatccttcccaaattatcaaaaaattacCTTAAACTAGACTCAATTCAGATCAATCTTTGTCTTATCAACACATTAACAAATctagataaaatataaaataatattttacttaattttttaataaagggTAGGGATTGTCCAATTTAATTGGTATGCAACTAATGCATATTAAACACGTAGGGActatataatttatcaatatattaatttatatctgcataatttttaaagggaCTATTTAGAAATTTAACCATATTACCTTGAACCAGAAGCAGCAGGAAGACCAATATCTTGATGTTGATTGCCTTCCTTTAATGACATCCAATCCATAAAATGGAGATTTGGGTCTTCTTGCAAACTCATTTTCATCTACAACACAAATATTTATTCATCAATAAATTAGATTAAgtaaaaaaacattaagaaaattaatatagCATTATACATACTTGTTGAATTGGCCTATCATGATCATTCCTATGACAAGTATCTGATGCTATAGCTTGATTCAGCAGTGCTTGGAATCCAAAACCATGTGGCCTTTGGAAggacaaataaatttattataataaattttatgatacgaaaaataacatgaatattACTCAAATACACAGATAGtcgatttatatatttaaatataaaattgctaaatccaaaaaaaaaaaaaagtttaaataccCCAAATCTATAGTAGGTTCATGTGTATGAGGAAATTGGTGCCAATCCATCCAATTTGTATTGGCCAAAGATGATCCACTCCAATTTCCTTGCTCACTCTATACAAATGAATAATgtcaaaaatgtcaaaaagtatatatatcaCATCACAACATGTTTAAAAGAATATGTCACGTCAAGTTATTGACAGGATTAAAGAAATAAGTTGATctcaagaagagaaaattatgATAGAGGGACTAAATCTGCTAAAACGTATAGTATAAGggtcttttataaaatttgaccGAAAAAATGCAAGTTTGTAGTAagtatagaaaataaataaatgaacctGTCTAGAAGAGAAATCCAAACGGAATTGTGGTGGAAGATTTGATGTGGGGAGATGGTAGCCATTGGATGCTCTAATGGtattatttttcatcaaatttccaCTTCCTTGAGTGGGTGCTTCCATTGCTTGAGACctaattatttatcaaaaacaaaatGTTATATCTCAAATTGAGTTCGAACCAATTATCGAGCTTTGAATTTTGAGTTGGGTTGAGTTCGAGCTCGAGCTCGAGCTTAGTAGTATCCGGGCtcaactcaattcaattatGCCTCtagtccttatactatttttatagttaaataaacccttaatatatgatttttaccCATGAAAGCCCtcgattttattattaaagtaaaaatattttgtgaatCTGATGAgaacaatttattaaataaaaataaaataatattattttttaaatttgttcttaTACATAACACTTAATCACTTTATTGAAAATTatgattactcttttaaatttcatgttgATGCTAAAGCGTATATAATGTCTATTGCGTCAACAAGAAATCAAGAGCTTTATGAGTAAAAGTTATAGGTAAGGGTCTTATTTATATGGAAAAATAGTTTATGTGCTAGTAGTTTAAGAGGTTTTTCTTAGTATATTAGTATAAGATATATAATTCAAGAAACtaaatttactaaatatttttgcaaaaataaataaaagaagggTAGCATAATTAGgatatttagaaataaatgaCATACAGAAATAATTGTTCAACAACATTGTTTTGCTCATGATTGTGTGATTGAATCCTTTCATCATGTGACCACTCCATTGCCTATCAAAATGTTAAGCAATACATACTTTAGTTAAtaaatgaaaggaaaagaaaaatataattctgatactgaaattttaaaatttaataatgtgcTTATAAAAGTTACCatattaagattatattattaaagaaattgaggaattaacaaaATAGAGACATGTCACTAAcatagatatatgtatatttagtataattgctaaactcttttttttttatgccaattgagttttagctcgattggtattgttgtcaatgtaggaggatATGGGTTTGAGTg
This genomic window contains:
- the LOC105801651 gene encoding uncharacterized protein LOC105801651; translation: MEAPTQGSGNLMKNNTIRASNGYHLPTSNLPPQFRLDFSSRQMKMSLQEDPNLHFMDWMSLKEGNQHQDIGLPAASGSRSKFIMNKVYDPSYEAMGLPVDPHLRMFQAKYGNAAENKDKNKDKENEEHR